The DNA region TGAGAAAACTTTAGATACaagagtttaaataaattttaaaaaactcatACATAGtacaatgtaaattaatattttaaatttacaataaattcaatttgtttaagatttttttaaacttcaatgTATACTTTTAGCATCAGAATTGTCagctgtttttaaaataaattattatgataattaaaaccattttactaattatcaatatttttttccatcatttttTCTGTTTCATGGCATCGCATTGTCCATTGGATACCACAGGGCACAATTGGAGTGAGTACATTTAACAGAAGAGTCTTTTATTTGTGCACAAAATGTCTATGAAATCACACtgcacaaaaaaattattataaatgtctTTCAATTGTTCTTCACAtcttaatataattatacaaattaatctgaaaaatttatatctctaCTAAGtgtctttaaattaaaatatcctggtcaaaaaatttccatttctATCGAAATAttctgataaataatttatttaaaaaactaaaaataatcacacgataattttattaatatttttcaaatgtttgaaatgctttatttaaattttttatgagaaTATTGTGACCAGGATATTTAGTAATTAAATGactctaattttttattttcaaatgaatatgttttttgtaaaactgtgtaaatgtttttatttatataaatttcacaaatgaatattaacaaaaatttaaattattattcaccgTTGAGCATCTTTTATGATATCTGCATGCACATTTTGCACGAATTTGACAAGACATTAGTCTTTGTAAAGTTGGATGTTATTTATCCAGTGAATAACTACGtcagtcaaataaattaatgtcgttaaatatatttaccaacTTCTCATTGTTTAACAATGTCTTTATacacaaagaaaatattttatcatttttttgatcaatctGTTTTTGGAGATATCCAACCTTCAAACATCtcaactttttgaaaattcattcttCAAAAGGCAGTCACTTCAATGacatttcaaatgaaaaaaaaaacaaacttttcAACTCCTTTCGAGAGCAAAAACTTTCTAAACATCCAAAATGACATTTGACAACTTTCTCATGATAACTTttctcaattaaatttatgtctTTACAAgctaagtattaaaaaaaaattaccaacaataaaaattacgcTTTATGATCACAAAATTTCTCAACTTAAAATcgtgatgaaaattataaatttaaaaattcagaataaaattaagatatatttaaaattcaatggactattcaattatcatttttccatgttgatttttaaaactttaaatattacattgaATATTTCTTTCACTTGAACAAAttgtcatatatatttaatttaattttattatttagataaaaaaatacactggGATAATTAATcgaaatgaattaataatttacgatGATGCTAAGTTCATGgctcatttaaattaaaatattattatgtaccTTGTTCATATAGGTGTGTGGTTTACATTGCTTGATTAGATATTATCTAATGAAACTCTAAAATCAATTTCTGATATCTGATGCAACAACTTGagtatatatttcaagtttaaatccaataaatatactggactattttttttttaacttaattaaaaactattcaaaaaaataccactattattttatacaactttatgtttaattttaattaataaatgtatgtaaatatgtatttttcttgATGTTAAACTTCTCAAACacttttatgataattttgtctaattttataaattaaaaaagacttgatggttttaattaatttatactagctacatgtttttataatttatttgtttaaaaattttataggacaACTGGAAGCCCTGGAAGCAAATCACCAGCTGGAGGAAGTGGTGGTACTGGTGGTGTATCTGATCCACGTTCACCAAATTCAGgattacaaaataaacaacTCACAAATGTCAAAGGAGATCATCCCTCAGTGAGTTatctatattcattttttatataatttttaatccaattattttgtatattaatcaagtaaataaataatacaatattattttaatatttatttatttacagaaaGCATTTCTACAAAGCAGATCTGTTTCACTTGTCGACATGTATATTGACAACACAGAACCCAGTGAAAATGTTGGACAAATACATTTTAGTCTTGAATATGATTATCAAAATACTACACTCATACTACGTATTATTCAGGtaatgcaatatttatttaaacatttatttaattaattttaaaaaaacataaaaattatttttaagtaaattaatttgcaaTTTATCCAAGATTGTGTGTGATGATAGTAAATTTACaaggatatatataaataaataataattactattattcaTTAGacgaaatatttattgatttgtgtattataaattttagtaataattggttaatatgttattattaaaatttgtagcttttttttgcaaaaagtGTTTAGGGCGAATGTCCCCCGACATAGAACAAGTGTAGGAGTTTGTGCCCTCCACTTGTTCTATTGCCATGAGACATTTGCTCTAACTACTCACAAACCAAATAAGTCAACCCTCACTGTAACCGAAATGACCGAAATAACTAAAAACCAATATGTTACACAATTCTGGCTTCTGGGTTCGAACCTAGAAAAGCTCATTTACCAAAACGAGCGCCTTGCCTACTTTACCACGATCTCATTCGACAATCGACATTCTcatagtaaattattattcacatCTTTTACattgttcaaataataaatttagcgaaaaatatttatcatatgttgttatagatttgaaaaaacataaaaattatttttaagtaaattaatttgcaaTTTGTCCAAGATTTTGTGTGATGACAGTAAATTTACAAggatacatttaaataaataattactattgttcattagataaaatatttattgatttattatgaattttcgaaaaaaattgtttaatattattattattattttgatatattgcttgtattattttttttataaatttagggAATACTTggcatttaaattttagaaaaattagtatttaaatttgtgttttttttttgcaaaaagtGTTTGGGGCAAATACCCCTCGGCATAGAACAAATGTGAGAATTTGTGCCCTCCACTTGATCTATACCAGAAGGCATTTGCCACAATAGATAGAAAAACATGCGTACAGATGGACCATATCGAAACTAAAGACTTTAATAAACTTGAATTGATAGGCATCTGGATTCGATCTCAGTTTTTAAGAATATCTGCACAAGTGACTCGCCTACTTAACCACGATCTCAATCGCAATCCTgatagtaaattattattcatatctTTAACATtgctcaaataataaatttatcaaaaaatatttatcatatgttgttatagatttgaaaaaacataaaaattattttcaagtaaattaatgTGCAATTTGTCCAAGATTTTGTGTGATGaggaatttagaaaaaaattggttaatattattattattttgatatattgcttgtactaatttttttaatatttgaatttaaatttaaattttagaaaaattatagtgtttaaaatttgtggcttttttttgcaaaaagtGTTCGGGGCATATGCCCCCCAGCATAGAACAAGTGTGGGAGTTTGTGCCCTCCACTTGTTCTTTGCCAGGGACATTTGCCCCCACACAATCAATTAGAAtagtgaaataaatagaaagatATTATGCTACGGAATCGAATCATTCGATAACGGCAAGGTTCAGGGCTCGAACTTAGTTCCGAACAGTCAAAACACCAAGCGACTTGCCTACTCGACCACGATCTCATTCGACATTCTTgtagtaaattattattcatatctTTTACATtgctcaaataataaatttatcaaaaaatatttatcatatgttgtcatagatttaaaaaaacataaaaacattgacatttaatttacaaattcatccacatttttttttataattataatttcaaattttatttttattatcaatcagcattaaaaatttaacaaaatcatgtagattaattttataaaatatatcaaatttaccaagtaaatctttttttcttcttaattTGATACTTATCCTCAAATTACGAGTCTTATCGCTCTACTCTTGAGACTCAATTACGAAAGAAGCAcgtcattataaaaataaaaaaataaaaaatacagtactatttttatttttaaaataaaaaatcaattgtattgttttatttattttacaatttcaatatttattttccaattttatttaatattttatttaattttttattatttttatgttgttaTTTCGattgacatatttatttagtatttttttatttcaatcggAGTGTAATACGTATGTGAAATAGCCACAAATCGATGTAGTTATTATAACTAATGTTTAGTATTCCAGTTGAATATACAAATCGATATGGTCACAAGTAATTAGTCATTAGATATTTGTGACAAATATATTAACCTGTTATTATCTAAAATAACAAATCCATATTAATAAACACTCTCAATTAATAATGagcaaatattaaataataaatttactataaattaatttgattatttaattaactaatttataTGTTCAACCTTTGaatgatcaaaaaattttccaacaaCTTTGTGGTTTTCGaatgaaacaaaaatcaaCAGTTATCCAGCTAAGTTTGTAGCAAACATAAATGCATTTatgctttaaaaattaaattgaaacttACATtcacaaaatattgaaatataattttgttgtatcAAAGATGAGCTgagaaattattaaacttttcgaaactaaatatttaaactatataATGGAatttgggatttttttttttttgaatattgttagataaaaaattgaaatatatttataacaacatGGTAATTTTACGTGTCACTGAACGCATAAATTTAGAGGATGatgaaaattcatattataaatcagaatgtgtaaaattaatttagagaattaatattgtaataatacgAAAGCAAAtatgaatttgttgattttattttaaaaacaacaatcattggcttaaaaatatcaacaaaaaacaagTTGATTTTAGCAACTAAATTATGAGATTTTTACTttgaaatttgtaataaatttctacttgttttttaacatataataataatttttttgttttaaatttattcaggGAAAAGACTTGCCGGCGAAAGATTTATCTGGAACATCTGATCCGTACGTGAGGGTGACTCTATTGCCTGACAAAAAGCATCGACTCGAGACTAAAATCAAAAGGAGAACCTTGAATCCAAGATGGAATGAAACACTCTACTTTGAaggtaaaaatattcaaaaagataaataacaaaaaaaagaaacctaTCAATTGCTCAAATATTcatgtcatatttttttttatacaaaaatattcatgtgtCATTGAAGCGTATCACAAAgcctattatatttttttgacttttaaaaaaattactcgtTCATATGAATAATGTACATTTGGCAATTGGCCATTGACATTTGTCTcatttgtctttttattttctaataatatatgaaaaatataaatgcactctgcataaaaaatataaaaagctcatttgaaaaaaaaaaacttttatttataattattccttttatttttagtaaaaataaaaataaaaatcttcaaaGTATTTCAAAGTAATTAAGATGTACCCTGACTAATTGTCtagaataatgaaaaataattggtgGATAATAATTTCTTAGTTTCGTGCAAtctactttaaattatttaaatcattaaaataattttcaaacaattttttttttatgataaaaaaaagcttcaacAAATAGCTACGtaattttatctttgaaaaaaaaaattcaacgcTGTTGACAAGAGCCTcattataaacatattttttccttttttggtTTGAAGAAagagatgaaatattttttttaattctatttactttagtttgattaattaattttttattttattcattgggATCTTGTTTCTCTCaccacaataatattatttattttttttttgcaacccTCATTCAGCCTCAGGAACATCAACTTGACGATTGTCTCTTCTTGTCATTGTTCTCATCATCACGTATTTTCCCCAAGCTGTCTTTTCATCCTCAAacattaacgaaaaaaaaaaatatatttctaataaacaaaagaattCCAGCAGCTTCAATCCatcaaattttcattgtcTCAATTGTCTAAATTTCGATTGACATATTCacacaatttaaattgaaatatatatttgagagaaataaattaaagctgaacatttcatttaaaaaatttttattgtcacgTAAaagattgaaatttttttgtatttatttttcataaaagcTTAACTGAAAAGATTAATCACttgattaatgtttttttcaatttacaattattcatTTCTTATCACTTTAGCCTTTTGACTTTCTTCCtgaaagactttttttttttttttcaaatttatttttcttttcacgtTGATTTTTCTTCGTTTATTTCTGATATCGACCACAaaatttagcttttttttttcctttattttcatGCTCTCATTGGTACTTTTTGTACTATGTATTTTTCAAGCTCTGTCTGTAATTGCAGAGGTTCTTTGTTCTCTAGATTTTCACTACCACCTGTACTTTTCAACACTGGGCACTCATCACAGTTTTCAATGTTctcgttattaatttttttttttttataaatttggaTAAAAGCCAAGTaagctttaattttaaaaaaatttttgatttatcatttactcattttgatttataaaaattcaatctaAATCCTGCAATATCAACTggatcaatttcaattttattttatttttatattcttcaaaatataatgaaataatttttttatttttcactagtcaatttattgaatgaaCTTTAgaataacatttattaaaaaattttttctctttattgtATAAAgcttcttgaaaataatatatatctttttctttattatttttttttctttttacttttatatccAAGTGTAATCCAGAAGACCATCATCCagtttgtctttttttatttttcttctgaCTAAATTTCTAGTTACATCAAGAAACCTTTTTCAAACcgcaaataaaatttttattctcagaatttttacatattatattttatatttcttttgtctactaaattattattgttattataaatatatgtatatattaaaagcGACATTTTCATTACTCAAGTTAAGCCAGGCAAATTGAGAAAcatgtaaaagaaaaagacaCAAAATCACTTGTCATGCAAAGACTTTTCCTTCTgtttctacaatttttttttatatatatttttttttatttttaaatcactcTTGTTCAACACGTTGAATAACCAACcatctttaaattattatttttattatcattgaaagCTTAAAcaagtacaaaaaatatatttttttttacgtctgatgtaaaattaacaaaaaaaatatatttctaaagtTTTTGGCTTTCATCGAAGCTTTTAAAGTTGAGAGTCATTCAATAGAACATTCATGTAGCATCttctgtatttaaaaaaaattttagtcagATCCTTTATCTGGAAAGAGGTCTCTTTGACAGAAATAGGCAAATTGCAAGGCCATCTAGCAATGAAATATTCACGATGTGGCTCTACTTTGATCTCTCCCCACGTGTAATCTCATcttgattcaaaaaataatatttttttatttttaatttatttctatttttaattcttaatttataattgttttttattttttttttttttcatttttgcaaaatttgttgagttgaatttttttttttaaacatcaatcaagtttattttgtgaatttaatttttaaatattttttcatttgtgatTATTACggaatttttgatatttaaatttgtaatatgatttattcaacttgatgatgattgaatagaatttttcatattttattttattcaacaggATTTCCAATACAAAAGCTACAAAGTCGAGTTTTACATCTTCATGTATTTGACTACGATCGATTCTCCAGGGACGATTCCATTGGTGAAATGTTTTTACCATTGTGTCAggtaattttgattaatttataaatattattataatgttgcttaaagttatataatttattttaattaatttttaaaggttGATCTTTCGGAAAAACCTTCATTCTGGAAGGCACTTAAACCACCAGCTAAAGACAAATGTGGTGAACTTTTATGCTCACTTTGTTATCATCCAAGTAATTCTGTTTTAACATTGACACTTTTAAAAGCAAGAAATCTCAAGGCCAAAGATATCAATGGAAAATcaggtataaaaaatatacatataccagcaagtagaataaaaatttaacactacaaaaaaagtatataaaataaatataaaaaaaaattataataaaattatttaacagttTTTTAAGACTCATAAATTTATGTACTTAAAAGAAACCACTTTGAAACTTACCTAGGGTCAaaaattaatcgaaaaaaaaatgataaacttacaaaaaaaaattgcaaataatttttttttatttttaaaacattttgttttattttcattagatCCATATGTCAAAGTTTGGCTACAATTTGGtgaaaaaagaattgaaaaacgAAAGACaccaatatttaaatgtacaCTTAATCCAGTTTTCAACGAGGCATTTTCATTCAATGTACCATGGGAAAAAATACGTGAATGTTCACTTGATGTTATGGTCATGGACTTTGATAATATTGGAAGAAATGAACTCATTGGTCGTATACAGCTTGCAGGtacattatcaataaattatataactctaaataaaaaaaaaaaaagaaatgaaaaatccaataatatatttacattaattatttttaattatgtaacATGACAACTATTTCAAAATCCAATCaacattatttacattttaattgtctttttaaaacttgtcttattaaaatatattttttttttttaattttaattgtcaattgaaAACTATTggcatgaaaattaaattaaattaattatcaatcacAAGTACCAtgtgtgtaattttttattgaatttaaaatagttcaagtttctaataataatttcaatacaattttatcttgaataaaaataatcataaatttgttgtaataaatttaattttttaacaggtaAAAATGGAAGTGGTGCAAGTGAAACAAAACATTGGCAAGATATGATAACAAAACCAAGACAAACAATTGTTCAATGGCATCGTCTCAAACCAGAGTAGGAAAGGTATATCATCAGGGGTAAACGTACCTGCAATGTCACaagtacaattaataatattcaaaaattatcaaaaatcacTGTAACACGTGTCATTTATAATggcattgataaattatcaccaTTATCTAAAAAACGTAAAATCGATGACGATAATAATGatcatgaaaaattacatgaaagtTGTGTCAAGGTCAATGATAACATAATAGCTAgactattaaatattaaaaaacctaaaaaagaagagtaataaataatatttttaatttacatttaatttttttattattataattgacaaatatatatatatatatttttttttcccttttttaatttaaagaacGTGAAACACTGTGCTCTAAATGTTTGTAAATAAACGCACACATGGCATTAATAAAGAACACAGGactgtcgaaaaaaaaaaaaaaaaaaatttactgtttatgtgaataataatattaaataaataataataattcttttaataaatattatattacgtTGAATAGATGGTGAAGCTTTGagcgatataaaaaaatataaaataataaaaacaaatttatatacgtAATATAATATTCAGGTGCCCTATAGGGTTATGAATTATATATGCATACATCTGATTAAAGtgataagaaattttttaaaataataagatctttgaataaattattaaacagtttgtataaatataaatattatacaaaataaaaaaaataattttcttccttataattgaattttaatatttatttttattttatttttagttttaaaatatattttacataaaggtattgttattgttgttgaaaaaaataaaaatatatataaaatatttataaaaatgtgaaACTTTGCAATATAAATTCTCCAAAGTATTTCATCAAGTTattctttgtattttaaatttgaaaaataatcgataaaggaaagattatttttgacggaaattttttgtattgaaaaaagaattaaatttttaaatatttaaaaaatggaataaaaattttgataagtcaatggaatataataaaaaaaaaaaaaaaaaaatagccttGTGTTGAAAATAAACCTATCAAAATTCTTCCAACTgataaaataacgaaaaatttattttgcaaatatttaacaattgatttaaaaaaaaaattaatttcctactaatttaataatattacaaactgatttatcaattttcaattaattactatttgatttaataattgccAATGAGTATTACAACATTGCGATTTCAATCATTgacattcaaatttaaaaaaaaaaaaaattacaaatacaaactgataataattttccagTAAAATTCATGTGAAAATATACTAATATAAACTCGTTAAATCTGCAGGTAAAATTTCTCATTACATAttatttagtataaaaaaataaaaaaacaaaaaaaggaaaaaaaaaaacaaacaaaatgataaaaaattgtgacTATAGATTGTACTGTAGTCGAACCTAGTAatgttttagaatttaaaaaaaaaataaaaataaacagtaaattaattataaaaaaaaaaaatgataaatataaacagtctattaataattaaaattaaatggttATTATGATTAagatataatgataaaactaatattgaaaatagcacaaaaaaaaaaaaaaaatattagataaatatttgtatgttGTAGACTGTAAATACACGATATTCTGTAGATGATGTTTGATCAGTGTCTTTAATCAAGCATCCCTTGttgttttaatgatttttttaagaaaaaaaaaatttaaaaataatttatcctcCCTCCCTTAAAGTTCAagtgaattatcaaaaaataaaaaactgaaaataattattaaaaatagtattaataaaatgatatattaaaaaattggaagtagaatttaaagaatttatatTGTGAAGCTGaaagctgaaaaaataaatgagttttaaaaattatatttaaatgaaatatacatttatcaaGATGCAAAATTTAGCAAGTGATTATAGTGGAGTcataaagatttaaaatatgttCGATGTTAATAacttaaaaatagaaaaaaataataattcagatgataaatgaataaggaaattaaattgttactCTCTTCGCATTGtgcagtttttaaaaaatcattatttaaataaatatatgaacaataatataatttaatttgaaatttataaaatctattaaagctttatataattttttttttattgatttatttgtttttatctaATGCAACGTTGCAAAGCTAAAATGCTGTGATTTTTCCATGAGAAGAACTAGGCGCTCAAAACTAATcctcaatattataatttaaattttaattttccaaattaataatagtaaaactGAACgagaatttaaatataattttttatcaaactgCGCAATGTAGAATTTtgagaatttaaaattgacatagttaaatgaaaaaaagataaaaaaacaggaaaaaaTTAGGAGATATTTGTTTTCAATATGTGTacaagttaaataatataattataaaataaagcattattaaaattgtgaaTTGTCGATACAATAATTCAAGCAAAGCCTCAATTattgtatcaataaaaatctcaatgataattcaataaatcaacataaaacaatgaaataaataaatcatcatccaGGGACATGAATAATCCATTATTcgccataaaaaaaaaaaaaaagaaaatttatcttCTTTATgctctgaaaaaataataaaataaaaaatattagcatTCCgcaatctatttttttacttctacaaacagataaaaaaatagaatgaaataaacaaaaaaaaaaacgataaaatacataaaattttcatgctCTATCTCTATATTcttctaaaaatatttgacgACAGTATTAAGTGGCCtttaattgcaaaaatatatatattattttcgaaaaaattttcaaaaaaaaaaatacatttataaatgaaaaaaaaaaagtgaaaaaaattgataaggaattttatttttttcagagcCTAAAGATTAATACACATACAGTGCCAGATTAATAATCCGTATGACGACACATAGTCTGATATCGTTGTCtagtttattcaattaataataaaaaaaaaaaaatatattaaattaatacagtTAATTAAACTGAtggaaaaaatacaatatatttaaaaataagtataaCATTTAAGCtgaaattatttagtttttttgttagaaaaattgaaaaagaaaaacataaaattgaaCTAAGTAAAAGGGTttgtttaattgtatttttttttttttttttgaaggagCTCAAGTGGCTGACAGacctagataaaaaaatataataaaatacataacgAGCTAAAAATATACCAGTCTCCCACATATCTGTcatttgcaaattaaaaataataaaaataataaaaaagctcgTTGCAATTGcactcattaaaaatataatttaattgtgatgtttattatttattataaatttagtatAACGTCATGCAGCCTATGTCTAGctaatcattgaaaaaatattaaatgaaaaattaataataatatttgagattgaaaataattgttgtggtacttgaaaattaaattttatcattgataaattatttaattcaacaaaagaaaaaagagtattagaattttaaaaaaatacttgatagaATGTTGAgtagaagaaaataaaaaaaaaataaaaatcatgattaatttttgattttattatattcatttaaatttttgatgtatttgtttgtttattttatgagataacaaaaaaaatatatatatgaaaatgctATACTTCGTTAcctatatgaaaaataataaaaaatattgaaaaatttaattgtattttaaaaaaaaattatataattgttttaaatattaatgatgaaattttgtgagtggaaaatattaaaaataaatatcaggcaaatgaaaatataatatttataaaaatgaaacaaactatttttcataatttaaattaccaagAAAAAC from Aphidius gifuensis isolate YNYX2018 linkage group LG5, ASM1490517v1, whole genome shotgun sequence includes:
- the LOC122856652 gene encoding synaptotagmin-7 isoform X3, translated to MDQNMWATVSRSLEILVAFFEYYSTRAQLETTGSPGSKSPAGGSGGTGGVSDPRSPNSGLQNKQLTNVKGDHPSKAFLQSRSVSLVDMYIDNTEPSENVGQIHFSLEYDYQNTTLILRIIQGKDLPAKDLSGTSDPYVRVTLLPDKKHRLETKIKRRTLNPRWNETLYFEGFPIQKLQSRVLHLHVFDYDRFSRDDSIGEMFLPLCQVDLSEKPSFWKALKPPAKDKCGELLCSLCYHPSNSVLTLTLLKARNLKAKDINGKSDPYVKVWLQFGEKRIEKRKTPIFKCTLNPVFNEAFSFNVPWEKIRECSLDVMVMDFDNIGRNELIGRIQLAGKNGSGASETKHWQDMITKPRQTIVQWHRLKPE
- the LOC122856652 gene encoding synaptotagmin-7 isoform X1, which produces MVHIEPGISGYVQNIHLGSNDTDVLARKIVGMERRDIILTAIFGTFGAVGVLIGFGLAAWLYLKARSSKGRDGDLEEQMDNDEGASCSQSQQPAKKNGFLNLKTPLISTKALGAQLETTGSPGSKSPAGGSGGTGGVSDPRSPNSGLQNKQLTNVKGDHPSKAFLQSRSVSLVDMYIDNTEPSENVGQIHFSLEYDYQNTTLILRIIQGKDLPAKDLSGTSDPYVRVTLLPDKKHRLETKIKRRTLNPRWNETLYFEGFPIQKLQSRVLHLHVFDYDRFSRDDSIGEMFLPLCQVDLSEKPSFWKALKPPAKDKCGELLCSLCYHPSNSVLTLTLLKARNLKAKDINGKSDPYVKVWLQFGEKRIEKRKTPIFKCTLNPVFNEAFSFNVPWEKIRECSLDVMVMDFDNIGRNELIGRIQLAGKNGSGASETKHWQDMITKPRQTIVQWHRLKPE
- the LOC122856652 gene encoding synaptotagmin-7 isoform X2; translated protein: MEIAASALDGLKNNRIGKLALSRFLSQSMAQLETTGSPGSKSPAGGSGGTGGVSDPRSPNSGLQNKQLTNVKGDHPSKAFLQSRSVSLVDMYIDNTEPSENVGQIHFSLEYDYQNTTLILRIIQGKDLPAKDLSGTSDPYVRVTLLPDKKHRLETKIKRRTLNPRWNETLYFEGFPIQKLQSRVLHLHVFDYDRFSRDDSIGEMFLPLCQVDLSEKPSFWKALKPPAKDKCGELLCSLCYHPSNSVLTLTLLKARNLKAKDINGKSDPYVKVWLQFGEKRIEKRKTPIFKCTLNPVFNEAFSFNVPWEKIRECSLDVMVMDFDNIGRNELIGRIQLAGKNGSGASETKHWQDMITKPRQTIVQWHRLKPE